Proteins encoded within one genomic window of Columba livia isolate bColLiv1 breed racing homer chromosome 1, bColLiv1.pat.W.v2, whole genome shotgun sequence:
- the IL10RB gene encoding interleukin-10 receptor subunit beta isoform X2, whose protein sequence is MAAALRCALCSCLLLCVSGIVPKPKNARIISLNLHSILQWDAPKFHGGNISYTVRSKSINFPGNTYENVSTNLRLTECDISSLSAYGDYILQVRAESEDKYSDWVTIRFKPMDDTVIGPPDVKVKSESGSLHVDFIGPFAEYEHDKWPIKQYYGSWNYRILYWKKGSNTEVAHVDTKHNSEILSQLEPWTVYCIQVQAVIPEWNKTGELSGELCEQTTHNGVTPVWIIVTVLIGSMLVVAISVPVCFFSFFYLYRLIKHVFCPSYTFPQHLKEFLSKPPSGSQFFPPLPQEEHLSYDKLTVISEECKNQSDETGDEASKTTEHLQDSEQEDSDSSIVPASSKA, encoded by the exons ATGGCCGCCGCCCTCCGCTGCGCCctctgcagctgcctcctgctctgcG TATCTGGAATAGTGCCGAAACCTAAAAACGCAAGAATTATTTCACTTAATCTTCATAGCATTTTACAGTGGGATGCACCTAAATTTCACGGAGGAAATATAAGTTACACTGTCCGATCTAAGAG CATCAATTTCCCTGGAAACACATACGAAAATGTGAGCACGAACTTGAGACTCACAGAGTGTGATATCTCTTCTCTGTCTGCATATGGAGACTACATTTTACAGGTCAGAGCAGAGTCAGAAGATAAATATTCAGACTGGGTGACCATCCGATTTAAGCCGATGGATGACA CAGTGATTGGGCCACCTGATGTAAAAGTGAAATCTGAGTCTGGGTCCCTGCATGTGGATTTCATAGGCCCTTTTGCTGAATATGAACATGACAAGTGGCCTATAAAGCAATATTACGGCTCATGGAATTACAGAATACTGTACTGGAAGAAAGGCAGCAATACAGAG GTAGCTCACGTAGATACTAAACataattctgaaatattatCTCAGTTGGAGCCATGGACGGTATATTGTATTCAAGTGCAAGCAGTTATCCCTGAGTGGAACAAAACAGGAGAACTGAGCGGAGAGCTTTGCGAGCAGACAACCCACAATG GTGTAACTCCTGTGTGGATAATTGTGACTGTTCTTATAGGATCGATGTTGGTCGTTGCAATATCTGttcctgtttgtttcttttcctttttttatctGTATCGACTCATCAAACATGTTTTCTGCCCTTCATATACCTTCCCTCAACACTTGAAAGAG TTTTTGAGCAAGCCTCCCAGTGGCTCGCAGTTTTTTCCTCCACTCCCACAAgaagagcatctttcttatgacaAGCTAACTGTCATTTCAGAAGAATGCAAAAATCAAAGTGATGAGACAGGGGATGAGGCCAGCAAGACAACAGAGCACCTCCAGGACTCTGAACAAGAAGATTCTGATTCAAGCATAGTACCAGCTTCATCAAAAGCCTAA
- the IL10RB gene encoding interleukin-10 receptor subunit beta isoform X1, with translation MTEKLLEEHILKCLVLIASTVSGIVPKPKNARIISLNLHSILQWDAPKFHGGNISYTVRSKSINFPGNTYENVSTNLRLTECDISSLSAYGDYILQVRAESEDKYSDWVTIRFKPMDDTVIGPPDVKVKSESGSLHVDFIGPFAEYEHDKWPIKQYYGSWNYRILYWKKGSNTEVAHVDTKHNSEILSQLEPWTVYCIQVQAVIPEWNKTGELSGELCEQTTHNGVTPVWIIVTVLIGSMLVVAISVPVCFFSFFYLYRLIKHVFCPSYTFPQHLKEFLSKPPSGSQFFPPLPQEEHLSYDKLTVISEECKNQSDETGDEASKTTEHLQDSEQEDSDSSIVPASSKA, from the exons ATGACTGAGAAGTTGCTGGAGGAACACATActaaaatgtttggttttgattgctTCCACAGTATCTGGAATAGTGCCGAAACCTAAAAACGCAAGAATTATTTCACTTAATCTTCATAGCATTTTACAGTGGGATGCACCTAAATTTCACGGAGGAAATATAAGTTACACTGTCCGATCTAAGAG CATCAATTTCCCTGGAAACACATACGAAAATGTGAGCACGAACTTGAGACTCACAGAGTGTGATATCTCTTCTCTGTCTGCATATGGAGACTACATTTTACAGGTCAGAGCAGAGTCAGAAGATAAATATTCAGACTGGGTGACCATCCGATTTAAGCCGATGGATGACA CAGTGATTGGGCCACCTGATGTAAAAGTGAAATCTGAGTCTGGGTCCCTGCATGTGGATTTCATAGGCCCTTTTGCTGAATATGAACATGACAAGTGGCCTATAAAGCAATATTACGGCTCATGGAATTACAGAATACTGTACTGGAAGAAAGGCAGCAATACAGAG GTAGCTCACGTAGATACTAAACataattctgaaatattatCTCAGTTGGAGCCATGGACGGTATATTGTATTCAAGTGCAAGCAGTTATCCCTGAGTGGAACAAAACAGGAGAACTGAGCGGAGAGCTTTGCGAGCAGACAACCCACAATG GTGTAACTCCTGTGTGGATAATTGTGACTGTTCTTATAGGATCGATGTTGGTCGTTGCAATATCTGttcctgtttgtttcttttcctttttttatctGTATCGACTCATCAAACATGTTTTCTGCCCTTCATATACCTTCCCTCAACACTTGAAAGAG TTTTTGAGCAAGCCTCCCAGTGGCTCGCAGTTTTTTCCTCCACTCCCACAAgaagagcatctttcttatgacaAGCTAACTGTCATTTCAGAAGAATGCAAAAATCAAAGTGATGAGACAGGGGATGAGGCCAGCAAGACAACAGAGCACCTCCAGGACTCTGAACAAGAAGATTCTGATTCAAGCATAGTACCAGCTTCATCAAAAGCCTAA